One genomic segment of Novosphingobium sp. RL4 includes these proteins:
- a CDS encoding S8 family serine peptidase: MTAPDPDRAMPPLFPGRTGRGVRIAVIDSGVHPGHDHIDAARIAPGVAVLADGSLDTGPDAVLDRLGHGTAVTAAILEKAPEAMCLPVRVFREGLKTSAAALVAAIRWSAAQRVDLINLSLGSTNPVHEPVFAAAVAEARAAGASVIAAREAGGVPCLPGMLQGVIGVELDWDCPRARLGLARRGDGPVLLASGYPRAIPGVPHRRNLYGISFAVAQVTGFAALACEEGGAEMLFELAQAT; the protein is encoded by the coding sequence ATGACCGCACCCGATCCCGACCGGGCGATGCCGCCGCTGTTTCCTGGCCGTACCGGCAGGGGCGTGCGCATCGCGGTGATCGACAGCGGGGTCCATCCGGGGCACGATCATATCGACGCCGCCCGTATCGCGCCGGGCGTGGCCGTGCTTGCCGACGGCAGCCTCGACACCGGCCCGGACGCCGTGCTTGACCGTCTCGGCCACGGCACCGCCGTCACGGCCGCGATCCTCGAAAAGGCGCCCGAGGCCATGTGCCTGCCGGTACGCGTCTTTCGCGAGGGCTTGAAAACCAGCGCCGCAGCGCTCGTCGCCGCGATTCGCTGGTCGGCTGCGCAGCGGGTCGATCTCATCAACCTCAGCCTCGGCTCGACCAATCCCGTGCATGAGCCGGTGTTCGCCGCCGCCGTGGCCGAGGCCCGCGCTGCGGGAGCATCGGTGATCGCCGCGCGCGAAGCCGGCGGCGTGCCGTGCCTGCCGGGAATGCTTCAGGGCGTGATCGGCGTGGAACTGGACTGGGACTGCCCGCGCGCACGGCTTGGTCTGGCGCGGCGCGGGGATGGCCCGGTGCTGCTCGCCTCGGGCTACCCCCGGGCGATCCCCGGAGTGCCGCATCGGCGCAACCTTTACGGCATCAGCTTCGCCGTTGCCCAGGTCACCGGCTTTGCCGCGCTGGCCTGTGAGGAAGGCGGGGCCGAAATGCTGTTCGAACTGGCGCAGGCCACATAG